CTTTAGCTATTCGAGGTCCATTAGGCTCAAGACTAATATATTTTTGAAAATATTTAAGGGCGTTTTTGTATTGTCCTTGAAAAAAGTATGCTTCTCCTAGTGCTTGTATTATTCTTGCGTCATGCTTTTTTATTTCAAGGCCCTTAATAGATTCTATTTCAGCTCTTTTGTATTCTCCTGTTGCTATTAAACTCCATATGAGTATTACTCTTGCATCTAAATTATTTGGATTGTATTTTATTTCGTTTTGGGTATTTATAATGGCTTCTTGAAATTTACCTTGTCTATAGAGTAAAAGTGAATCTTCTTTTTCTTGTGCTTTTAGTAGGCTTAAGCATAAGAGTAGCATAATAATTATTTTTAAGCCAAAATTTTTGTTTATCATTTTTCCTCCATTTCACAATT
The DNA window shown above is from Borrelia anserina Es and carries:
- a CDS encoding tetratricopeptide repeat protein, whose product is MINKNFGLKIIIMLLLCLSLLKAQEKEDSLLLYRQGKFQEAIINTQNEIKYNPNNLDARVILIWSLIATGEYKRAEIESIKGLEIKKHDARIIQALGEAYFFQGQYKNALKYFQKYISLEPNGPRIAKVYILTADSFYKLERYNEADFAYENALRFLPNNQSILLKLAKARINAKNKSLAKETLTQLLTLNPNHLEAKNLLEKIEKNNNNP